CAACAATTCTCTTGTGCAAATATGATATCAAAGACAAAttgaactgaaaaaaaaaaaaaggagtttcGAGTCAGAGCATGAACTTTTACTGTTAGTTGGATCACCAGCCATACTATAACTCTCAAAACTACAAAGATTTTCTTACCTTCTTCCCTGGGAATGTTAGGCTGGTCAATCAAGATTTGCTGCAGCGAACTCAAATCACTGGTACTGAAAAAGGTGATCATCTAGATAAGAATGCGATAGACATGACATAATAAACATTTAAGTGCATAAACATCGAAGTTGAATATGAAAAAAAGGACACCAAAAagaagacagagagagagaaagtatgCTATAGCCATGCTAGATAATGACATACGCATGCATCTACAGTAACAAGAACTTTAAATAGAACCAATATGGGTTAGGAAAGGCGAACTCTCAAAAAACGAAACAGAAGGTATTAGTCTTGCAAACATGATATAGGGTATTAGtcgtgcatagaataatttccattgaTATGGAGGTCCCCCTCATGTTTGCATTGGTTGTCTTTCAGCTAACTCTAATGGTGAGATTTTTACTGCATTGGTTGTCTTGAAGACAATTCTCCAGTAAAAATCTCACCATTAGAGTTAGCTGAAAGACAACCAATGCAGTCACCACAACTATATTGAATCAAGCCACCAGCTCCAATGCCTCCACTCAAGATGGTTCTACTACAACCATTGGCATTGAGCTTTACAACTCCCTCACCTGGGGCCTGGACTAAgccaataaatttttaaatcATGATGAGATTGGATATCAGTAAACGTATTGGCCTTTAAACGTCTTCAATGAAACTCTGAATGACTGATCAATGGAAGTGAGTTCAGAATTTGCTGTCATAAACTCTGCTACATCTCAACTTCAAAAcatatcaacatgcaacaaCATCAATACACTTCGAATACTAGAACAGTAAAACTCAAAACCAGAGTTTAATTTAAGTTTTAGCCACTTGTAGGAGTTGGAAAAGAAGGGCTTTTCGCTTATTAAGAAGGTACCATAGCAGATCAAGCTTGCTTAAGATAAGTGCTGGAGGTTCCACAAAGAAAGAGCAAAGAGATGATACTGAAGTTTCTTTAAACCCTATGATTACTCATCAGAAATTTACCTTGGAATAAGGGCCAGCAAAAAGTCTGACTTTGGAGGGGCTTTAAGGTTCCATATTAAAATGAAAGAATATCAACAAAGCCACACAATAACAATGAGGTTATTTGCCAAAAAAGGTGAAAAATCAAAGGCCTAGACCTTGTGGTTTCATTGCCTTCCATCTATTTGTAATAACATTGTGAGTGATAAAGTGGCTCAACGTTTCCATGCATCACACAAATAAATAAGGAGATAGAAATGAAAATAAGGCCGTCTGAACATACATGGGCTCAAACATGATTTGAAGGCCCCCATGCGTTCAATACAAAATCTGGAAACGAAACAAAGTTCGTTCCCTTTCGTCAAGTAGGTAAAGTAGGCATACGAACCACTTTTGCTTTGCCTTAGACTCTATTGGAACAGGGGCGGAATGGAGCACTCCTTGCTTCACCTCTCTGTTGAAGTCCTCAGAAAGCTCCCCATTAACCACAATCTTTATTTACCAAATCTCACACAGTTCATAATTAACTGCAAAGAGACACCAGAAATGCCAATGTACAGCTTCCTGAGGGAAATCCCATCTTAGACTAACTTAAGCTTTTGATCAGTCTACTTTCCAAGAAAGATACTCACTCCACCTTTTGCTCTCTTCTATGATAAAATTCCTGCGCAATGAAGATTTTGTCTGAGGTTTGACCACCTTGGAACATTGCTAACACCGTTAGACCTCGGCAGGGAACTCATTAGATGCCTCAATCTACTAAGTTGTCGGAGATAGTCTTAATACCACCTTCTACAGTGTATTTCGAAGATTTAAGGTCTAATTTGCAACAATGTATTAGTACAAGAACTATTGGGGCATTAGGGTGTGATCCAatatgctggagagtttaagACACAGACTCTGATTTGTGGAAAGCTGACTTAAAATGTAGGGAGAAAATCTGGCCAGGCCATGCCATTTAGTCAACCTTCAATGATGCTAAAGTTTTTTCTTTGATAAACTAGCAATGAAGAATGACAAAACATAGACAAGTTACTTACTCAGAGCAATGCATGTCCTGGAGAAGCATAAGCCCATCTAAGCAATCTGCAAGAGTGGGTTTTACACCAACTCGCTGCTGTAGTTGTTTTGTACTCAGCTGACTAGAACCACCTTTTATCATGTGCCTACCATCACGATGAATCCTCCCAAGAGACATTACAATGCAGTGAAACTCTTCCCTGAAATTATAAGTCTAATTTGCTATTTTGATCGGTTAAGAAAATATGATAAACTAGTCATGATAGGCTTTTCTTCCATAAAGTGAGCTGATACAATAAAATGCAAATAAGCACTTATTTATTATTCACCAAGTCAAATTAAGTAAAAATGTGAAATCGAATGAAatgaaagaaggaagaaacaaaaggaaagTACATGGTATTTTTCATGGAAAGCAAGAGTTTTTGCAAAGACTCCATCTGCTTCACCAAGACCACCTCTTGAATATCAACAAGTTCATTCAAGCCACCATAGTTTTTGGAATCTTGAAGAACCTGATTGAACCCGCAAAACCACaaattctaaatctttaaagaaTCTAGAAAGAAAAAGGTATATAATAATTGGAGAGAAACTGAGAGACCTGCAACCTCTGGATGATGGTGGAGGCGTTTCTGAACTGAGAAACTAAGAGAACTTGAAGCTTGTCCCAACAATCCATCTCGTCCCTCACATTCCTGAACCTATGCTGGTATTTCTTCACCATCACTTCCATCGCATCTGCCAACCCAACAACAAAGGCACAGATTCCAACACTCAAACTTAGTCTTTTCAGACCAGATTGAGGTGGCAGTTCTTTCTTATTGTTTAGGTGCAGCAGattgaactaaaaaaaaaaaaaatcaactcaGATGCATTCTTCATGACGCCAATAGTTAAAAATAGTCCCTGCAAATGCATTCATATAATTGTTATAAACTTGGGACTTATTATGTTCGTCTAAAATGCAAACTCAACACAAATAAGCAATTTATACACCACCAAATTGACttgtcaaaattaaaagtagatGGATGCCAAAAGCTAGTCAATAGAGAACAAGAGAAACCATAACAtaccaaaatttggttttgGCCTCTCGTAAAACTTGGGTGAATAAAAAGCAAAAATGATTAACATGGCCTAGTAAGCAtacttacaaaaaaaatttagaaactAAATTGAACTCACAAGTCAATCAGCCAAAATACATGAAACAATTTGTCAACCAACCTATATAAGATACATACCAGGGCATGAGATTGATCAGAGaatttaatggactagagactGGTAATCAATAGAGATTTCAAACTATTAGAGAGATTTAGTAAAAGGGAAAGTTAAGggcttttatatatatagaccTAGGTaacccttttcttcttccaaaacTCTGGGCTGGCTCCCCTGAAGCAGCCCCCAAAAGCCTATGGTGAGTTCTGTCCCTGTAAAGCTCTAATTAATCAACCCAAGGAATATCAgggatacatacatatatagatGTAACTAAAAATTTAAATGCTATAGATCAGAATTATTGCATAGATACTAATCTGAACCTCTAATAAGATTTCTGTATATATTATATATCCTATAATTTCATAATGAAACATATTCCTTATTCTGGATACCAAGCAATGACATTCCCCTCCGAGGTTCTAAAGCTACTCAAGATAATTTGGGAATTTCGAATAAAGTGCAGATTCAGAACTAACAAACAGAAGACCAAAATgaataatataaaacatcagttCAGAAGTTATAAATGGAACTTCTTGTTATCATAGTAATGCCTAGTTTTCATTGTTTAACTTCCACTTAGGTTAGCAACGACCAATTTACTGTATATTATAAAATCAAAGGCACTGCAAATTCTGATAGATGAAAAGTTCTTTTAACTACAAGGTGAGCTTATAGTACATAAGTTCAAAAATTTCACAAGGGCACTTGTTATGACAGTAATGCCTACTTTTGATTGTTTAACTCCCACTTAGATTAGCATCGACCAATCTACTGTATATTTCGAATCAAAGCCACTGTCAATCATTAACATACTTTTAACAATTCAATCCAAAATACACTATCGGTCATCAAACGTCAACACTAGAGCTAACATAGACAGTTACAAACAAATTCATAAATGGTAGCCTAATTGGTTCTCACCTAACATCTTGCGAGACCTAATTCATATCATGGAAAATAATAGTCGTTTAAATGCCTGTCTTCATTGTTGAAAAATAACACTTCCAAGTTAGAGGTTTAAGTACAACAGTCCAAAGTCAAAATCAAGATTTTGGATGTTGAAAATTTAAGTATTTGTTTGAAATGCCATGCCAATTGGGCAAAATGATTAAGCTTCCACTTGATAAGTACAGAGACATTCATGAAATTCCCTCCTCGAGAACgaaagaaaaaattcaaatcACTTCGACAATCAAGGCAGTCACCCAACTTGATTGAATTTGAATTAAGACTCACACAGCAAGTATTTAAATTCCGAGACTAGGTCGGTTTGGAATATCAAAATAGCGAATACCTAGTCCAGCTCTACAATGGTTGGCAGTTAATAGTCAGCTTTTATATAATACACACTGGATACTTGGACTTGCAGAGCACAATTCTGATTCCTCCGAATTTGCTTCACAAGGTGTGGAGAGCCAACCAGTGTTGTTGTTCTCCTtaagaaaaagccccaaaacTAAACAATAAGCAAGTCACTACACCCAAAATGAGTGAACACAGATTAGTGCCAGTTACTTTGATTGTTCCTGTCATtagattttcattaaaaactTGACTCGATATGACAAACGTCAGTGGTATGGCAGAGATACAATGTGAAGATGCTAGTTTTGACTGCAGTGGATCGTGTTTAGCATATACTTGTTACCAAAAGGAATTTCCACTTCTCCAAGGCCTGGCTCATCTAATTAAGCAAAAGAAAGTCTATCTGACCTACCTCCAAGGCTTGATTACTTAGTCAGTTTAATGATCAGACATAGTTTCTTTGTCCTTTGGAAAATGACATGTGAATATCAAAGTTGTTTGAACATAACAACGCCTCTTTGCATCATCAAATTCCAAATCAGTTTCCACGGGACCCAAAAAATAATACCcaagaatgaacctaaacaaaccCAAGAAGAGGAAAAGGGAAACCTTTGCTTGATTCGcaggagggaggaagaagattgcccaaaaaaaaatttggaccaTTTCTCGATTTATGCGTGTCATCCTTGCGCAGGGGCCATGCTAATCTTCTCTGTATCGTTCCAATTTTATCGGATGTCCCCGAAGGGACAAGCCTGAATGCCAGCCAATCCTTTATAAAGCCTTTCCTTTTCCTTCTGTCTACGATGTGGGATGCCTTGACACGCTGTTCTATAAAAGTGATAGAGATTCCTACTTCTAAAAGCATTCGCGGTCCTCCCTTGCTGTGCAATTTGGGTGTTTTACAAGATTAAAACTAACGATTTTAAGATTAACTATCAGTTAATGAGTATGAAAGATACATTATATTGATTGAGATATCTTGTTACAAGCTTTAAAATGCCTTCAATATTGCGcaatgaaatatataattacATTAAGCTTGGAGAGAAGCAATGACTCAATGAGTGAGGAGGCTCAATCCGTCAAACCATTATAGACATATCCAATTAATGCAAAGAAGTAAGGAAGTCCATGAAATTCATATAATATATCCAGTTAAATTAGCCATTTTCAAAATCCTTCTGCTAACTGGTGAGGTTGAACTCCCTAAAGTCATTATTCTGGACTAAATTTTGAGCTTACAAATAAGCTTTAAAGTCACAAATAAGAGAGACCAAGGACAACCAGAGTGCTAAACTGAAACTAGACACCATGCTTTATAAGCCCGGACGTCATTCTTTGTCGCCAATCGTAGTAACACAAGCTTGTTAAAGAGATTATCAGGCATACAAACTTGAATTCATGTATTGGACACGTTAGTTAACAGATaatgtatgtatatatttcCAATCGGTAATAAATAAACCACCATTAACATCATCATTCTGTTTGTTACACAAATATACATATCATACACCTGACAAGTAGTAACTGGTGAGTGTTAGTACAAGGCattgcatttgatttaacataCAATCCCTAAGAATGCGATTCCATCTCATATAAGCAATCAGTAATCCACGATCCCTGCACCTAGTGTCATTTGCAACATGAAAAGTCCCAGAATAATCTCTCCTCAACTGTCATGTCCCAATTTTTCAGTAAGCTTCTCAGATGCTTCAGAAGGCTTTAGCTACCACAAGGACACAACTTGTTCTGTAGAAGGTATAAATCTTCATCTTCTACTCTTGCTCTTGGGAGTATGAAAGCTCTTCTTCACAACCCTTTCATGTGTGAGAtattagatttttttattttttttgttcttcttctctaaCAAAACCATATTTtctcaaacaaaaaaacattTACAAAGAAGTGGACAAGAGTCACAAGACAATCGATAAGAACTCCAAGATACACCAGCATGTTCTTCTTCTCTAACAAaactgttgaaggaatatcgatttagtgtgccttatcaaactaggagtagcaataggagtgaaggttctagatttcccaatcctacacggattggtattccttgtaacattagaactagcactttgtaatccctatatatagggctcctattctcaataataagaacacatctctctcatcaatctctctcaaatacattatacttaaacacgttatcagcacgactctaaccacaaaacagaaaaccaaaactcattcacaaagcagcccctagcccgagctagccgagcctttgctgcagcccgagcgcccgtgtgcttgcaaccttgcacagcagcccctgctgctccctccctgcagccctgcgttccagcctgctgccaccgaagcatccctgctgcgcaaacaagccaacgcacacccactgcatctttttcccgttcctgtgcacatccgtcttcttgcaagcctcgaaacgtctagttcggaagctcagatcgaaaaactttcttcataaaagttgttcgtctctgtctcttccatctaacctccgaatttcagccttatcggagtcatattgagatctgtacaccaatcgaggtacaagctgttcagaacagaatctgccgtatatctgctgcccctgcagcacaccCACCTCAGCAGCTCTTCTTTCTCCTGCTGCAACCTACTGCTACTGCAACATcactgcagcccctgctgccccacgcattcaacaccacatcacgcctgcatcaacacgcgcgtgatccaaaacccgaaatcaacaagtaagtatttaaGCAAGTAAGTATTTTAAGAATAAAGTTCATGCCTTCAGCATTTTAAatacttcttcttttctcggggacttgaaaacctcccttcttctacatcccacctttcttataacgtgggttcgattcttgaaaagcggaatcgtggggattcacgcaatttaacgaactaagagcgttcgtaagacttcggactaagagcgtccgtaagcatcgattaacgaccatataaacatcattgtttcggtctaatccaattattcttggaaatcgatttcttggtagcatagctcagaaatcttatattagttttcgtggaagcattgactccgaaactaatacgttcttgctttcctttcaagatgtaagacttgaacgagctcgattttactccattggattcaacgggcacgggatatttatttgcctacaatccaagagccctgttctaaaggaaccgctcaagactcacaaactgagatagaaaattccagggcatttaccctgatgaagcgccacatgaagatggccctccagtttgagtacatgaatgaggatagcgctaacaacctttgggttgcgcctagtgaacgttttagtaacattcacaaCTTTCCGAACATAGAAGCACGATGGAATAATATCTGCTTCACTAtaactttgaaagagttatgaaatattgttcggaggctctctgcatcatattatttatgcatgcttgtggaaaaacacaaaataacaaattgattgagaaaaccctaacatgaccataggagtcatgacgttgagggtatagggttggacaccatggcgccatttttggccatgattgcactattccaacgccattggttctagggaccatatgtattgtgtcaatacacctcaatcaagagagcatcctcttcatgaTATTTTATGGAGTACCTGATCAAAGGTAATACATCGAGctataaaagactttaaatctggcgatgaagatagaatgccgcagatttttatttagaatagtcttttaatttccaagaattatgtaatggcaattatgccttaatcaataaaatgacttattggaatatctcttttcctctaggcgtactcaattaagtatgatgtctaggaaagtaattgagattagtggtacttaagagagctttgctccaccgacatctctctctacttccctggtcatatttaattggaattaccgaacgaattgagtgactacaatttgtctaatgtttgatttttctttggattagattatggtcacgaaactttgatgtaatcattggatattattaataaagtatcgatttattttatctcatgtcgtagacatgtttttcgaactttattattttaaagatataagagccaatggttttcatgcggaaacgcattgtgagaatggacaagagttcctttgcatcacctctaatgactacggaaataaacgagtattagagaaacttatgtgtcgctctagtgggttgtatgcaaccactattcgagtcattgaatccaaccatgtcatgagagatgatttatgggattccgacacgtataggctttggcacgaccgtttgggacacccaggtcgtgacatgatgatccgtatattaaagacttcacacggacatccatttttcagaacgaaaagaagtaaaacttgaaatttggatcaaggaggagcacctgcgcctcacggtgcCTTTCCCCTTCAAGTTCGGCCATCACAAGCCGACGCCGCCATCCCCCTacggcccaagggtggctttgacgccacctctgctcccctgactccaatttctacttctcaagtccattgtgacttcgtggctcaaccaaaatcctcattggttgtttctaaagcccattattcgttctgcaaagcctgctctttagcaaaattaggatcgagaccatcctatgcaaaggacactaaagaaaatataccattcttgcaaagaatccaaggtgatatttgtggacctattcaaccaccatgcggaccatttagatattttatggtgttggttgatgcatcgacacgctggtcacatgtcatgctattgtccactaggaacactgcatttgctaaactcctagcacagattattaagttgagggctcaccaccctgatcatcctattaagtctataagattagacaatgctggggagtttacatcaaaaacttttgatgattattgcatgtccattgggattgaggttgaacatccagttcctcatgttcacacccaaaatggtctcgcagaagccgccattaaacgactacaaatggtcgctagggcattggtaatgcgcaccaatctccctatttct
Above is a genomic segment from Rosa chinensis cultivar Old Blush chromosome 3, RchiOBHm-V2, whole genome shotgun sequence containing:
- the LOC112192547 gene encoding uncharacterized protein At5g43822 isoform X1 → MTRINREMVQIFFWAIFFLPPANQAKFNLLHLNNKKELPPQSGLKRLSLSVGICAFVVGLADAMEVMVKKYQHRFRNVRDEMDCWDKLQVLLVSQFRNASTIIQRLQVLQDSKNYGGLNELVDIQEVVLVKQMESLQKLLLSMKNTMEEFHCIVMSLGRIHRDGRHMIKGGSSQLSTKQLQQRVGVKPTLADCLDGLMLLQDMHCSDTSDLSSLQQILIDQPNIPREEVQFVFDIIFAQENC
- the LOC112192547 gene encoding uncharacterized protein At5g43822 isoform X3, which translates into the protein MTRINREMVQIFFWAIFFLPPANQAKFNLLHLNNKKELPPQSGLKRLSLSVGICAFVVGLADAMEVMVKKYQHRFRNVRDEMDCWDKLQVLLVSQFRNASTIIQRLQVLQDSKNYGGLNELVDIQEVVLVKQMESLQKLLLSMKNTITSDLSSLQQILIDQPNIPREEVQFVFDIIFAQENC
- the LOC112192547 gene encoding uncharacterized protein At5g43822 isoform X4, translating into MEVMVKKYQHRFRNVRDEMDCWDKLQVLLVSQFRNASTIIQRLQVLQDSKNYGGLNELVDIQEVVLVKQMESLQKLLLSMKNTMEEFHCIVMSLGRIHRDGRHMIKGGSSQLSTKQLQQRVGVKPTLADCLDGLMLLQDMHCSDTSDLSSLQQILIDQPNIPREEVQFVFDIIFAQENC
- the LOC112192547 gene encoding uncharacterized protein At5g43822 isoform X2 is translated as MTRINREMVQIFFWAIFFLPPANQAKFNLLHLNNKKELPPQSGLKRLSLSVGICAFVVGLADAMEVMVKKYQHRFRNVRDEMDCWDKLQVLLVSQFRNASTIIQRLQVLQDSKNYGGLNELVDIQEVVLVKQMESLQKLLLSMKNTMEEFHCIVMSLGRIHRDGRHMIKGGSSQLSTKQLQQRVGVKPTLADCLDGLMLLQDMHCSEWSNLRQNLHCAGILS